Proteins from one Candidatus Pantoea bituminis genomic window:
- a CDS encoding magnesium and cobalt transport protein CorA, with product MIVNSMVYRSGRAAEAVDIEDISEVIQETDAFIWLGLWQPEPAFMYKVQEEFGLHDLAVEDALNAHQRPKIERYGNSVFIVAKTASGRGDNIEFGETHLFVGRNYLITVRHGASESYAPVRARAGENAGMLSFGPAYPLYCILDFIVDGYAELTARLSTKIGEMEAILFHNEFDREAIQNVYSLRRNLLALRNAAQPVEEICTELIRIHEELIPKPLRAYFRDIQDHARHVVTDVNDMRELLGSAMHVNLALVSVQQNEVVKKLAGWGAILVIPTVIFSMYGMNFDNMPELKTLYGYPATVTVTLIACALLWQRFRRARWL from the coding sequence ATGATTGTAAACAGTATGGTCTACCGCTCAGGCCGCGCCGCCGAGGCCGTCGATATTGAGGATATTAGCGAAGTCATTCAGGAAACTGATGCGTTTATATGGCTGGGACTCTGGCAGCCTGAGCCTGCCTTTATGTACAAAGTACAGGAAGAATTCGGCCTGCACGACCTGGCTGTAGAGGATGCACTTAACGCACATCAGCGGCCTAAAATAGAGCGTTACGGCAACTCGGTATTTATTGTGGCGAAGACTGCCAGCGGCCGGGGTGATAATATTGAATTTGGCGAAACGCATTTGTTTGTAGGACGGAACTATCTTATCACGGTTCGCCACGGTGCTTCAGAAAGCTATGCCCCCGTACGTGCCCGTGCTGGAGAGAATGCAGGCATGCTGTCATTCGGTCCGGCCTATCCACTTTACTGTATTCTGGATTTCATTGTGGACGGCTATGCAGAGCTGACCGCACGACTCAGTACAAAAATCGGTGAGATGGAAGCCATACTCTTTCACAATGAATTTGACCGTGAAGCCATCCAGAACGTGTATTCTCTTCGCCGTAATCTTCTCGCGCTCCGCAATGCAGCCCAGCCAGTTGAAGAAATCTGTACGGAGCTTATCCGTATTCATGAAGAGTTAATCCCGAAACCCCTCAGGGCGTATTTCAGAGATATTCAGGATCACGCCCGCCATGTTGTAACGGATGTCAACGACATGCGCGAACTGCTTGGCAGTGCGATGCACGTCAACCTTGCGCTGGTTTCAGTGCAGCAGAACGAAGTCGTCAAGAAACTTGCCGGCTGGGGTGCAATACTGGTGATCCCGACGGTAATATTCAGTATGTATGGCATGAACTTCGACAACATGCCTGAACTTAAGACACTCTATGGCTATCCGGCGACAGTCACTGTCACACTGATAGCCTGCGCATTATTGTGGCAGCGATTCAGGCGTGCTCGCTGGCTATGA